A part of Candidatus Aegiribacteria sp. genomic DNA contains:
- a CDS encoding class I SAM-dependent methyltransferase: protein MQAKSKLIEKGIQAGEIDMYDEDTIWSQNSGDKVDIAEELMRIIREIFKLTPLDRKLKALSIGCGSEPQFQILEAAFRGGLYLLDIDSVPLSVINRRVKSHWISHVTTIQADYNKALIHAAEAKRFLKETLAGSKQDLITLHHSLYYASESDWTELFVSLYDIILAEKGAIHAVMMSSVCREKDSTTWLYNHFAGKFFGCRNDQDLASFGKALGRMPGFEKADIKVETHRVKFFSDDFEKLMAVIWMILLYPNVHDYSHDQKEEITEYVYSNFYKPEKPLVQLQDHLIVSN, encoded by the coding sequence ATGCAGGCTAAAAGCAAACTGATAGAAAAAGGTATTCAGGCCGGTGAAATAGACATGTACGATGAAGATACCATCTGGTCGCAGAACAGCGGAGATAAGGTGGATATCGCGGAAGAGCTGATGCGGATAATCAGGGAAATCTTCAAATTAACCCCTCTTGACCGCAAACTGAAGGCCCTTTCAATCGGATGCGGTTCGGAGCCGCAGTTTCAGATTCTTGAAGCGGCGTTCAGGGGCGGATTGTACCTTCTTGATATCGACAGCGTACCCCTGTCCGTAATCAACAGGCGGGTTAAGAGCCACTGGATAAGCCATGTAACCACCATACAGGCGGATTACAATAAAGCATTGATTCACGCCGCAGAAGCAAAACGTTTTCTTAAAGAAACTCTGGCTGGCAGCAAACAGGATCTGATAACGCTACATCATTCTCTTTACTACGCAAGCGAATCTGACTGGACCGAGCTGTTCGTCAGTCTCTACGATATCATCCTGGCTGAAAAGGGAGCCATACACGCTGTAATGATGTCTTCCGTTTGCAGGGAAAAGGATTCAACCACATGGCTTTACAACCACTTCGCGGGGAAATTCTTCGGATGCAGAAACGACCAGGACCTTGCCTCATTCGGCAAAGCACTGGGCAGGATGCCAGGATTCGAAAAAGCTGATATCAAGGTCGAGACCCACAGAGTGAAGTTCTTCAGCGATGATTTCGAAAAACTTATGGCGGTGATATGGATGATACTTCTGTATCCGAATGTGCATGATTATTCACATGACCAGAAGGAAGAAATAACCGAATACGTTTACAGCAACTTCTACAAGCCCGAAAAACCTCTTGTTCAGCTGCAGGACCATCTCATTGTAAGTAATTGA
- a CDS encoding sugar nucleotide-binding protein: MKKPRVLLTGAAGRLGSVINNDLSGVWDILPSTRRGEKGTVKCDILSEKDREGLLGEDFDMVVNTAAVSSPSCCADRPAESWILNTVWPRLLAQYCGSNNIPFVHFSTDLVYSGGNPPYRETSPAVPKSFYGWTKLVADILIQKACPDALIVRTSVLCGETSSNRTTFSQDVLSGRVNTVYVDSWRNHTPIHWLAGILPELVSEGKSGLVIASGKYSHSRSAYAEALLRKHGKSEEYLIQEYAPPGIPARLNLMGEYYTSSIY; the protein is encoded by the coding sequence TTGAAGAAGCCCCGGGTTCTTCTTACCGGGGCCGCAGGTAGACTGGGCTCCGTTATCAATAATGATCTTTCCGGTGTGTGGGATATTCTTCCCTCGACCCGAAGGGGAGAAAAGGGAACAGTGAAGTGCGATATCCTTTCAGAAAAGGATAGAGAAGGCCTTCTGGGAGAAGACTTCGATATGGTTGTGAATACAGCCGCGGTATCTTCTCCCTCCTGCTGTGCGGACCGGCCTGCCGAAAGCTGGATTCTGAACACAGTCTGGCCTCGTTTACTGGCTCAGTACTGCGGATCGAACAACATTCCTTTTGTTCATTTTTCGACGGATCTTGTGTACAGCGGGGGAAATCCACCCTACAGAGAAACCTCTCCCGCAGTTCCGAAGTCGTTCTACGGATGGACCAAGCTTGTTGCCGACATACTGATTCAAAAAGCGTGCCCCGATGCTCTGATAGTAAGAACATCGGTTCTCTGCGGAGAGACTTCTTCGAACAGAACAACATTCTCCCAGGATGTACTTTCGGGCAGGGTTAACACTGTATACGTTGACAGCTGGAGGAACCACACTCCCATTCACTGGCTTGCGGGTATTCTTCCCGAACTGGTCTCAGAAGGGAAATCCGGGCTTGTGATAGCTTCGGGCAAATACTCCCATTCCCGTTCCGCCTATGCGGAAGCTCTTTTAAGGAAACATGGAAAAAGCGAAGAATATCTTATACAGGAATATGCGCCTCCAGGTATTCCCGCAAGGCTCAACCTGATGGGGGAGTACTACACTTCGTCAATTTACTGA
- a CDS encoding PaaI family thioesterase, with product MGDVFDDDRYCFVCGERNPFGLQLEPVGENGKGIIQWMPKKRHQGYAGVVHGGLISTLLDESMAYAAMSVAGFCATANISVRFMKPVLIERAVRIEAEMIEHRGKIIKLQASVFQDGEEKARGKATFVSVPGERQDT from the coding sequence ATGGGTGATGTTTTCGACGATGACCGCTACTGTTTCGTATGCGGGGAGAGAAATCCCTTCGGCCTGCAGCTTGAACCGGTTGGGGAAAACGGGAAGGGCATTATTCAATGGATGCCGAAAAAGCGTCACCAGGGATACGCGGGAGTCGTTCACGGGGGGCTGATATCGACACTTCTTGATGAATCGATGGCATACGCCGCCATGAGCGTGGCGGGATTCTGCGCCACAGCGAATATTTCCGTCAGGTTCATGAAACCTGTTCTAATAGAAAGAGCGGTAAGGATTGAGGCGGAAATGATCGAGCATAGAGGGAAAATTATAAAGCTTCAGGCATCCGTGTTTCAGGATGGTGAAGAGAAAGCCCGCGGAAAAGCTACTTTTGTATCTGTACCCGGAGAAAGACAGGATACTTGA